In the genome of Chiloscyllium plagiosum isolate BGI_BamShark_2017 chromosome 22, ASM401019v2, whole genome shotgun sequence, one region contains:
- the egr2b gene encoding early growth response protein 2b, which yields MTAKAVEKIPLSLGGLFHQIPDNMYSVDELSSLPASVTIFPNQELAPYEQMPSDMINVDMSGDKRALDLPYPNNYHPASGPRGQSFTYMGKFSIDSQCTGANWSPEGIINIVSAGIFGVPSSTSSAASSSSSSSSSSSSASPNPLSSTLSCTMAQNPSEMEHMYSPPPPYSCGEIYQEPAPFFSTSSCYPPPPPPPPPSYPSSKPVVDNPLFPILPEYSSIFQPQHSHRDLNPGVERKSFSCPGDSVRMAPALTPLSTIRNFTLGNPVAEGARLPSAYGGQNLPLRPIRLRKYPNRPSKTPVHERPYPCPAEGCDRRFSRSDELTRHIRIHTGHKPFQCRICMRNFSRSDHLTTHIRTHTGEKPFSCDFCGRKFARSDERKRHTKIHLRQKEKRLAADKAPGPAIVSTVCSGGSPLAVCPPRTV from the exons ATGACAGCGAAAGCGGTGGAAAAGATCCCGCTGTCACTGGGCGGCCTCTTCCATCAGATACCCGACAACATGTACTCGGTGGATGAGCTCAGTTCGCTGCCCGCGTCCGTCACCATCTTCCCCAACCAGGAGCTGGCCCCGTACGAGCAGATGCCCTCAG ACATGATTAATGTGGACATGAGCGGCGACAAGAGAGCGCTGGACCTACCCTACCCCAACAACTACCACCCAGCCTCTGGCCCCAGAGGACAGTCTTTCACCTACATGGGCAAGTTCTCCATTGACTCTCAATGTACCGGAGCCAACTGGAGtccagagggcatcatcaacaTCGTGAGTGCTGGGATTTTCGGAGTCCCTTCGTCTACCTCCTCCGCcgcctcttcctcctcctcctcatcctcctcctcttcctctgccTCTCCGAACCCTCTCTCCAGCACCCTCAGTTGCACGATGGCGCAGAATCCGAGCGAGATGGAGCACATGTACTCGCCTCCCCCTCCTTACAGCTgcggggagatttaccaggagccGGCTCCCTTCTTCAGTACCTCCAGCTGCTacccccctcctcctccaccaccacctcccagttaCCCGTCCTCCAAGCCGGTGGTGGACAACCCCCTGTTCCCCATCCTGCCGGAGTACAGTAGCATCTTCCAGCCTCAGCATTCGCACAGGGACCTGAACCCGGGAGTGGAGCGCAAATCTTTCTCCTGCCCCGGGGACAGCGTCAGGATGGCTCCAGCTCTCACTCCCCTGTCCACCATCAGGAACTTCACCCTGGGCAACCCGGTGGCCGAAGGGGCCAGGCTGCCGAGCGCTTACGGCGGACAGAACCTGCCCCTGCGACCCATCCGGCTCCGCAAGTACCCGAACCGACCGAGCAAGACCCCGGTGCACGAGAGACCATACCCGTGCCCAGCCGAGGGCTGCGACCGTCGCTTCTCCCGCTCGGACGAGCTGACCCGCCACATCCGCATCCACACCGGCCACAAGCCGTTCCAGTGCCGCATCTGCATGCGGAACTTCAGCCGGAGCGACCACCTGACCACCCACATCCGCACCCACACCGGCGAGAAACCCTTCTCCTGCGATTTCTGCGGCCGGAAATTCGCCCGCAGCGACGAGCGCAAGAGGCACACCAAGATCCACCTGCGGCAGAAGGAGAAGAGACTGGCGGCGGACAAGGCGCCAGGACCCGCAATAGTATCCACGGTCTGCTCCGGGGGCAGTCCGCTCGCCGTCTGTCCGCCCAGGACAGTGTGA